From a region of the Haematobia irritans isolate KBUSLIRL chromosome 4, ASM5000362v1, whole genome shotgun sequence genome:
- the LOC142232805 gene encoding pupal cuticle protein Edg-78E-like has protein sequence MFKIFVLTTLLALAYGDNIDKDAQVLSFKNDPADAEGNYAYAFETSNGIQQQEAGNPAGVAGSYEFVSPEGEKFLVSYTADENGYQPVGDHLPTPPPIPEAIVKALEYIAAHPPQDVQRK, from the coding sequence TTCGTCTTGACCACTTTGTTGGCTTTGGCCTATGGCGATAACATCGATAAGGATGCTCAAGTGTTGAGTTTCAAAAATGATCCTGCCGATGCTGAGGGCAACTATGCCTATGCCTTTGAGACCAGCAATGGTATTCAACAACAAGAAGCTGGTAATCCAGCTGGCGTTGCTGGTTCTTATGAATTTGTTTCGCCCGAAGGTGAAAAATTCTTAGTTAGCTATACTGCCGATGAAAATGGTTATCAACCTGTTGGTGATCATTTGCCCACACCACCACCAATTCCAGAGGCTATTGTTAAGGCTTTGGAATATATTGCTGCTCATCCACCCCAAGATGtccaaaggaaataa